One segment of Thermosynechococcus sp. HN-54 DNA contains the following:
- the lpxB gene encoding lipid-A-disaccharide synthase, whose protein sequence is MAHVFISTGEVSGDLQGALLIKALYRLAAERGISLEISALGGDRMAAAGAKLLFNTGSIGSVGLLEALPLIKPTIALQLKARRYLRQHPPDLVVLIDYIGGNVAMGRFIRKHFSVPMVYYIAPQEWVWSHSLKATRQIVALSDRLIAIFPEEATYYRRHGANVVWVGHPLLDRIAAAPSREVARQSLGIAADELAIALLPLSRKQEIKSLLPLILGAATNIAQAYPHARFWLPLSLRQYRPAIEAVLKEYPIRVTFAEDSLQVLAAADLAIAKSGTVNLETALLNVPQVVIYRVHPLSLWLYQRFLKFDLKFVSPPNLLVGREIVPELLQERATVANITAAALALLDHPEKRLAMQAGYREMRAAMGTPGVVDRAATEILDLLINKKVQDPLSRT, encoded by the coding sequence ATGGCGCATGTGTTCATTAGTACAGGGGAGGTCTCCGGGGATTTGCAGGGTGCCCTGTTGATCAAGGCACTCTATCGCTTGGCCGCAGAGCGGGGGATTTCCCTTGAAATTTCTGCCCTTGGGGGCGATCGCATGGCTGCCGCTGGTGCAAAGTTGCTCTTTAATACCGGGAGCATTGGCTCTGTGGGGCTACTAGAAGCCCTACCATTGATCAAGCCCACGATCGCGCTCCAACTCAAAGCCCGCCGCTATCTACGACAGCACCCGCCTGATCTGGTAGTTTTGATTGACTACATTGGCGGTAATGTGGCCATGGGGCGGTTTATCCGCAAGCACTTTTCTGTGCCGATGGTTTACTACATCGCTCCCCAAGAGTGGGTCTGGTCCCATAGTTTGAAGGCCACTCGGCAAATTGTTGCCCTCAGCGATCGCCTGATTGCGATTTTCCCAGAAGAAGCGACCTATTACCGCCGTCATGGTGCCAATGTGGTTTGGGTGGGGCACCCCCTCTTGGATCGCATTGCTGCGGCTCCCAGTCGTGAAGTGGCCCGCCAAAGTTTGGGCATTGCTGCCGATGAGCTGGCGATCGCCCTTTTGCCCTTGTCCCGCAAACAGGAAATCAAGTCCCTTTTACCATTGATTTTGGGCGCTGCCACAAATATTGCCCAAGCCTATCCCCACGCCCGCTTTTGGTTACCCCTGTCTCTGCGGCAGTATCGTCCAGCCATTGAAGCAGTTCTCAAGGAATACCCCATTCGTGTCACATTTGCTGAAGACTCCCTGCAAGTCCTAGCGGCAGCAGATCTGGCGATCGCCAAATCCGGCACGGTGAATTTAGAAACCGCGCTTTTGAATGTGCCCCAAGTGGTGATCTACCGCGTTCATCCCCTAAGTTTGTGGCTTTATCAGCGCTTCTTGAAATTTGATCTCAAGTTTGTGTCACCTCCCAACTTACTGGTGGGTAGAGAAATCGTTCCCGAACTCCTCCAAGAACGAGCCACTGTTGCCAACATTACGGCTGCTGCTCTTGCACTATTGGATCATCCTGAAAAACGCCTAGCCATGCAGGCAGGCTACCGAGAGATGCGAGCTGCCATGGGAACTCCCGGTGTGGTCGATCGCGCTGCCACCGAGATCCTCGATCTGCTCATCAACAAAAAAGTGCAGGATCCGCTGTCCCGCACCTAG
- a CDS encoding Spy/CpxP family protein refolding chaperone, translating to MLKKSLAALLVCGSLSPLVAIAPPTLADPGYGGSRSGANLDNLNLTPEQRQRLQAVRQQYQGQMEQTRNQLRTAKAELRQMMSGNASEEQIRSKYQQVRQLENQLASLRFESMLAMRSILTPQQRQALAAQMQQRGPGNRPMKPQQ from the coding sequence ATGTTGAAAAAATCTTTGGCGGCGCTTCTTGTATGTGGTAGCCTCAGCCCCCTAGTGGCGATCGCTCCCCCGACCTTAGCTGACCCCGGTTATGGCGGATCTCGCTCGGGAGCCAATCTGGACAACCTAAATCTCACACCTGAGCAGCGGCAACGTTTGCAAGCCGTGCGGCAACAATACCAAGGCCAAATGGAGCAAACTCGCAACCAACTGCGCACCGCCAAGGCAGAACTGCGGCAAATGATGAGTGGCAATGCCTCTGAGGAGCAAATCCGCAGTAAGTATCAGCAAGTGCGCCAACTAGAAAATCAACTGGCTTCCCTCCGCTTTGAAAGCATGCTAGCGATGCGGAGCATTCTCACACCACAACAACGACAAGCCTTGGCTGCTCAAATGCAGCAGCGGGGTCCGGGCAATCGCCCCATGAAACCCCAGCAGTAA
- a CDS encoding sigma-70 family RNA polymerase sigma factor produces MSVSLPLSAATASTDIVTRPQVIDPDRRIIEQCLSGHPNGFRELYQRHQQRVRSLLFQLCGAVALDDLVQEVFLRAWKGLRGLKHEAKFSTWLYRIAWNVACDYRRQLATRKARHQQYLYQHEPLTPGLDLRQLHYEDLVQRGLATLPIEYRSVLVMHDLQGLPQKEIAEILRIPVGTVKSRLFRARGTLRTYFTEAGVSL; encoded by the coding sequence ATGAGTGTATCTTTACCCCTATCAGCGGCAACGGCATCAACGGATATTGTGACCCGACCCCAAGTGATCGATCCCGATCGGCGGATTATTGAGCAGTGCCTTTCCGGGCATCCAAATGGGTTTCGGGAACTCTATCAACGGCATCAACAACGGGTGCGATCGCTCCTGTTTCAGTTGTGCGGTGCGGTTGCCCTTGACGATTTGGTGCAGGAGGTTTTCTTGCGGGCATGGAAGGGGCTAAGGGGTCTCAAACATGAGGCAAAGTTTTCGACATGGCTCTATCGGATTGCTTGGAATGTCGCCTGTGACTATCGCCGCCAACTGGCAACGCGTAAGGCTCGACATCAACAATACCTTTACCAGCATGAGCCACTTACCCCTGGACTCGATCTACGGCAATTGCACTATGAAGATCTGGTACAGCGAGGGCTAGCCACATTGCCCATAGAATACCGCAGTGTCCTAGTCATGCATGATCTCCAAGGCTTGCCCCAAAAGGAAATTGCTGAAATTCTGCGAATTCCAGTGGGTACTGTTAAATCCCGTCTCTTTCGTGCCCGTGGCACATTGCGGACTTACTTTACCGAAGCTGGAGTCAGCCTATGA
- a CDS encoding MotA/TolQ/ExbB proton channel family protein: MNIAEIFNRGGLAMWPLLILSILTLGTIFERLWFWSIVFRGETKLAEQILDAARHDWQEAIELAANACDQPIGRFLYTPLQLIDTNPEIFRLALEAAADEELSAMRRGEKVLEATITMAPLLGLLGTVLGLISALSSIRLGDIGTPATMGVGLGISEALISTASGLVVAIIALAFQRLFQAFLLQQAQIFRRTGNELELTYRQAWLEQRIKGQPEKTLF; encoded by the coding sequence GTGAATATCGCTGAAATTTTTAACCGTGGTGGCTTGGCCATGTGGCCACTACTGATTCTCTCGATCTTGACCTTAGGCACCATTTTTGAGCGGCTTTGGTTTTGGAGTATTGTTTTTCGGGGAGAGACGAAACTGGCCGAGCAGATTCTGGATGCCGCTCGCCACGATTGGCAGGAAGCCATTGAATTAGCAGCAAATGCCTGTGACCAACCCATTGGTCGCTTCCTCTACACTCCTTTACAACTGATTGACACCAACCCAGAAATCTTTCGCCTAGCTTTAGAGGCTGCGGCTGATGAGGAACTAAGTGCCATGCGGCGGGGAGAAAAGGTCTTAGAAGCAACGATTACGATGGCACCTCTACTGGGTTTGTTGGGAACGGTGTTAGGTCTGATTAGTGCCCTCAGTTCAATTCGCTTGGGGGATATTGGCACACCTGCAACCATGGGCGTGGGTCTCGGAATTAGTGAGGCCTTAATTAGTACCGCCTCTGGCTTGGTGGTGGCGATCATTGCCCTCGCCTTTCAGCGGCTCTTTCAAGCTTTTCTTTTGCAGCAGGCACAAATTTTTCGTCGCACTGGCAATGAATTAGAACTCACCTATCGCCAAGCATGGCTAGAGCAGCGGATCAAAGGGCAACCCGAAAAAACATTGTTCTAA
- the gpmI gene encoding 2,3-bisphosphoglycerate-independent phosphoglycerate mutase produces MASSPVAPVVLMILDGWGYREETYGNAIALAHTPVMDSLWQVYPHTLIYTSGKAVGLPKGQMGNSEVGHLNIGAGRIVPQELVRISDAVEDGSLFSNPVLVKLCQTVKERKGKLHFIGLCSAGGVHSHIDHLYGLVELAKRHELPACIHAITDGRDTPPRDAAGVLEELEQRLKAIGCGRIVTVSGRYYAMDRDRRWDRTEAAYRVMTSNGNIQPLRAVDVASKSYAQDIGDEFIVPTRIAEGAVEPGDGVVFFNFRPDRARQLTQAFIDPDFSGFERTLITPLEYVTFTQYDANFNCGVAFPPQNLNHILGEVIAEHGLKQLRAAETEKYAHVTYFFNGGLEEPFAGEDRILIPSPMVATYDQAPAMSALAVTEAVKEAIEKQEYALIVVNFANPDMVGHTGQLAATIQAIETVDRCVGVLVEATTKVGGTLLITADHGNAEYMIDEDGNPWTAHTTNPVPFILVEGEKRKIPGHGTDVTLRQDGCLADIAPTILEILGLPQPPEMTGRSLIVSAPYETRLNRTPISVKV; encoded by the coding sequence ATGGCATCGTCTCCTGTTGCGCCCGTTGTTTTGATGATTTTGGATGGCTGGGGCTATCGCGAAGAGACCTATGGTAATGCGATCGCGCTCGCTCATACACCAGTCATGGATAGTTTGTGGCAAGTCTACCCCCACACATTGATTTACACCTCTGGGAAGGCAGTGGGACTCCCCAAGGGCCAAATGGGTAACTCCGAGGTGGGGCACTTAAATATCGGTGCCGGGCGCATTGTTCCCCAAGAGTTGGTGCGCATTTCCGATGCCGTCGAAGATGGCAGCCTCTTTAGCAATCCCGTCCTTGTTAAGCTCTGCCAAACCGTGAAGGAGCGCAAGGGCAAGCTGCATTTTATCGGTCTGTGTTCTGCTGGTGGGGTGCATTCCCACATTGATCACCTCTACGGCTTGGTGGAACTGGCCAAGCGCCATGAGTTACCCGCCTGTATTCATGCCATTACCGATGGTCGCGATACCCCGCCCCGCGATGCAGCAGGTGTCCTTGAGGAATTGGAGCAACGCCTGAAAGCCATCGGCTGCGGACGAATTGTGACGGTGAGTGGTCGCTACTATGCCATGGATCGCGATCGCCGTTGGGATCGTACCGAGGCGGCCTACCGCGTCATGACCAGCAATGGGAATATTCAACCCCTGCGGGCGGTGGATGTGGCCAGTAAGTCCTATGCCCAAGATATTGGCGATGAATTTATTGTGCCCACGCGCATTGCTGAAGGAGCTGTTGAACCCGGCGATGGCGTGGTGTTCTTTAATTTCCGTCCCGATCGCGCCCGCCAACTCACCCAAGCCTTTATTGACCCTGACTTTAGCGGCTTTGAACGGACGCTAATTACACCGCTGGAATACGTGACCTTCACCCAATACGATGCCAACTTTAACTGTGGTGTCGCCTTCCCGCCCCAAAACCTCAATCATATCCTTGGGGAAGTGATTGCCGAGCATGGCCTGAAGCAACTGCGGGCAGCGGAAACGGAAAAATATGCCCACGTCACTTATTTCTTTAATGGTGGCCTTGAGGAACCCTTCGCCGGTGAAGATCGCATTCTCATCCCCAGTCCAATGGTGGCCACCTACGATCAAGCCCCGGCCATGTCTGCCCTCGCCGTAACAGAAGCGGTTAAGGAGGCCATTGAGAAACAGGAATATGCCCTAATTGTAGTTAACTTTGCTAACCCCGATATGGTGGGGCACACGGGGCAGTTGGCGGCAACAATTCAAGCCATTGAAACTGTGGATCGCTGTGTAGGCGTATTGGTGGAAGCAACGACAAAAGTGGGGGGCACGCTGCTGATCACTGCTGATCATGGCAATGCTGAGTACATGATTGATGAAGACGGCAACCCCTGGACGGCTCACACCACCAACCCTGTTCCCTTCATCTTGGTGGAAGGGGAGAAACGCAAAATCCCCGGCCATGGCACAGATGTCACCCTGCGGCAGGATGGTTGCCTCGCCGATATTGCACCGACCATTCTGGAAATTTTGGGGCTGCCTCAACCCCCTGAGATGACCGGGCGATCGCTGATTGTCAGTGCCCCCTATGAAACGCGCCTCAATCGCACCCCCATCTCTGTGAAGGTCTAA